A single window of Alosa alosa isolate M-15738 ecotype Scorff River chromosome 11, AALO_Geno_1.1, whole genome shotgun sequence DNA harbors:
- the si:dkeyp-59c12.1 gene encoding ras-related and estrogen-regulated growth inhibitor-like protein isoform X2 — translation MDANIVVLGTDSVGKSALTVRFLTRRFIGEYGDIETIYSHHFSVDGRELTLCIWDSPYSQDLSTSSSMCEKRLQWADGFVLVYSICDRASFNMVTRLIQTIKTTKDYLGLEKVPIAIVGNKRDLHHRRTVLSEEGRMLALASDCQFYEVSAAENYHSVLMVFHGLVERVRESRSVVKKAAGIKGIVKSMSAVFARRRTDSL, via the exons ATGGATGCAAACATTGTAGTTTTGGGGACGGACAGCGTTGGCAAATCTG CACTGACAGTCCGCTTCCTAACACGGAGATTCATCGGAGAATACGGGGACATAG AAACTATATATAGTCATCATTTCAGCGTGGATGGAAGAGAATTGACTCTCTGCATCTGGGATTCACCTTATTCTCag GATCTGTCCACAAGTTCTTCCATGTGTGAGAAGAGACTGCAGTGGGCTGATGGCTTTGTGCTGGTGTACAGCATCTGTGACCGGGCCAGTTTCAACATGGTGACTCGGCTCATTCAGACCATCAAGACCACCAAGGACTACCTGGGGCTGGAGAAGGTGCCCATCGCAATCGTGGGCAACAAACGGGACCTCCACCACCGCCGAACAGTCCTCAGCGAGGAGGGCCGGATGTTGGCCTTGGCCTCGGACTGCCAGTTCTACGAGGTGTCCGCCGCCGAGAACTACCACAGCGTGCTCATGGTGTTCCACGGCCTGGTGGAACGCGTCAGGGAATCGCGCTCAGTCGTCAAGAAAGCGGCCGGGATCAAGGGCATCGTGAAGAGCATGTCGGCCGTGTTCGCCAGGAGACGCACCGACTCACTGTGA
- the si:dkeyp-59c12.1 gene encoding ras-related and estrogen-regulated growth inhibitor-like protein isoform X1, with product MDANIVVLGTDSVGKSALTVRFLTRRFIGEYGDIETIYSHHFSVDGRELTLCIWDSPYSQQDLSTSSSMCEKRLQWADGFVLVYSICDRASFNMVTRLIQTIKTTKDYLGLEKVPIAIVGNKRDLHHRRTVLSEEGRMLALASDCQFYEVSAAENYHSVLMVFHGLVERVRESRSVVKKAAGIKGIVKSMSAVFARRRTDSL from the exons ATGGATGCAAACATTGTAGTTTTGGGGACGGACAGCGTTGGCAAATCTG CACTGACAGTCCGCTTCCTAACACGGAGATTCATCGGAGAATACGGGGACATAG AAACTATATATAGTCATCATTTCAGCGTGGATGGAAGAGAATTGACTCTCTGCATCTGGGATTCACCTTATTCTCag CAGGATCTGTCCACAAGTTCTTCCATGTGTGAGAAGAGACTGCAGTGGGCTGATGGCTTTGTGCTGGTGTACAGCATCTGTGACCGGGCCAGTTTCAACATGGTGACTCGGCTCATTCAGACCATCAAGACCACCAAGGACTACCTGGGGCTGGAGAAGGTGCCCATCGCAATCGTGGGCAACAAACGGGACCTCCACCACCGCCGAACAGTCCTCAGCGAGGAGGGCCGGATGTTGGCCTTGGCCTCGGACTGCCAGTTCTACGAGGTGTCCGCCGCCGAGAACTACCACAGCGTGCTCATGGTGTTCCACGGCCTGGTGGAACGCGTCAGGGAATCGCGCTCAGTCGTCAAGAAAGCGGCCGGGATCAAGGGCATCGTGAAGAGCATGTCGGCCGTGTTCGCCAGGAGACGCACCGACTCACTGTGA